One window from the genome of Borreliella garinii encodes:
- a CDS encoding DUF1322 family protein yields MSKRNRELNQALASLNEIRKKYFNLLDEIKNNKYYFPVIMNICSYENVKKLPYDELIEVNQIADFKLEKELYELILSK; encoded by the coding sequence ATGAGCAAAAGAAATAGAGAGCTTAATCAAGCTCTTGCAAGTCTTAATGAGATCAGAAAAAAGTATTTTAACTTGCTTGATGAGATAAAAAACAATAAGTACTACTTTCCAGTAATAATGAATATTTGCTCGTACGAAAATGTTAAGAAATTGCCTTATGATGAGCTTATTGAAGTCAACCAAATCGCCGATTTTAAATTAGAAAAAGAATTGTATGAATTAATTCTAAGTAAATGA
- a CDS encoding DUF759 family protein gives MRDKFTIKFKGILDHAATKKSIEQDITKMEKYLKPRKSSLGSTKDIVKNNLADKKKELSRQSKFESLRERVEKYRLTQTKKLIKQGMGFEKARKEAFKRSLMSDRDKRRLEYKELIKESKAKNKMMAASQGKGLVAKIAIGSALGNVISNAMGKAAGGFLGFAKKSVEEASKTNRTKLLNSAFFTKEERDTIMGAKGKRGILSGIKGFERDLEKEEFLHQASVFKGTLRDLDRLSTDNLKKAIEFSAMIKSSGAMSSEDAVKAVNSLLGGEGDELFDLLKRSGIGDKYIENAKIAWQSGAKVDLESRITKMVEMMSDYKTLGIAKKADTKEEIDSNLASAEQTLSNLTNTVLDPLLKFIKMVTDYLNGFTFQTHVIEPFFKGLKSLFANLPLIGRAFRDNLEPTPSPPKSRPKSKENEDNNNDTP, from the coding sequence ATGAGGGACAAATTCACCATTAAATTTAAAGGTATTCTTGATCATGCAGCAACAAAAAAGTCTATCGAACAAGATATTACCAAAATGGAGAAATATCTTAAGCCTAGAAAATCTAGTTTGGGTAGTACTAAAGATATTGTAAAAAATAATTTGGCAGATAAGAAAAAAGAATTAAGCAGACAATCCAAATTTGAAAGTTTAAGAGAGCGCGTTGAGAAATATAGACTTACACAAACTAAAAAGCTTATAAAACAAGGCATGGGATTTGAAAAAGCCAGAAAAGAGGCATTCAAAAGATCTTTAATGTCTGATAGGGATAAAAGACGCCTGGAGTATAAAGAACTTATAAAAGAATCAAAGGCAAAAAATAAAATGATGGCGGCTTCTCAAGGAAAAGGACTTGTTGCCAAAATTGCAATAGGTAGTGCCCTAGGAAATGTTATTAGCAATGCTATGGGTAAAGCAGCAGGAGGATTTTTGGGATTTGCTAAAAAATCGGTTGAAGAAGCATCCAAAACGAATAGAACTAAACTTCTCAATAGCGCGTTTTTTACAAAAGAAGAACGTGATACGATTATGGGAGCTAAAGGTAAAAGGGGGATTCTTAGTGGAATAAAGGGATTTGAGCGTGACTTAGAAAAAGAAGAGTTTTTGCATCAGGCGAGCGTCTTTAAAGGTACTTTAAGAGATTTAGATAGGTTAAGTACAGATAATTTGAAAAAAGCAATAGAATTTTCAGCTATGATAAAATCTAGCGGTGCTATGAGCAGTGAGGATGCTGTAAAAGCTGTTAATAGTCTCCTTGGTGGAGAAGGGGATGAGCTTTTCGATTTACTGAAAAGGTCGGGGATTGGCGACAAATATATAGAAAATGCTAAAATAGCTTGGCAAAGCGGAGCTAAAGTAGATCTAGAATCTAGAATTACTAAAATGGTTGAAATGATGAGCGATTACAAAACTTTAGGTATTGCAAAAAAAGCCGACACCAAAGAAGAGATCGATAGCAATTTGGCCTCAGCTGAGCAAACTCTTTCAAACTTAACCAACACCGTTCTGGATCCATTACTTAAATTCATCAAAATGGTCACTGATTATCTTAATGGATTTACTTTTCAAACACATGTTATTGAGCCTTTTTTTAAAGGGTTAAAAAGCCTTTTTGCCAATTTGCCGTTAATTGGTAGGGCTTTTAGAGATAATCTCGAACCTACCCCTAGTCCACCTAAATCAAGACCAAAAAGCAAAGAAAATGAAGATAATAATAACGATACTCCATAA
- a CDS encoding DUF792 family protein produces the protein MAINSEKMSSNDIFQIVKDVTTQIFALFGADNFLVLFPRPDLRGFGYVPQLFFVRPKNQLISRTYNTGCSKRPVINYYDRKAEYVSYNPVMTGENISLSGGVLTSLYKEMLLPLKMTVFGNSLLRFDAHLVKEQLANRLQAQVPFTIYSPTFGLKELAIITSLSFTDTPFIDEVEVNLSIEIVKTFTLEKYKG, from the coding sequence ATGGCTATTAACAGTGAAAAAATGTCGTCTAATGATATTTTTCAAATAGTAAAAGATGTAACAACCCAAATATTTGCTCTTTTTGGAGCAGATAATTTTTTAGTGCTATTTCCTAGACCAGATCTTAGGGGATTTGGCTATGTTCCCCAATTATTCTTTGTGAGACCAAAAAACCAGCTAATATCGCGAACCTATAATACTGGCTGTTCTAAAAGACCGGTTATCAACTATTATGATAGAAAAGCAGAATATGTAAGTTACAATCCCGTAATGACGGGTGAAAATATCTCATTAAGCGGTGGGGTGTTGACCTCTTTATATAAAGAGATGCTCTTGCCACTCAAAATGACTGTTTTTGGCAATTCTTTGCTCCGCTTTGATGCTCACCTTGTAAAAGAACAACTAGCCAATAGACTGCAAGCTCAAGTTCCGTTTACTATCTACAGCCCAACTTTTGGCCTTAAAGAATTAGCTATAATTACAAGTCTTTCATTTACAGACACTCCATTCATTGATGAAGTTGAAGTAAATCTTTCAATAGAAATAGTAAAAACATTCACATTAGAAAAATATAAAGGATAA
- a CDS encoding DUF1473 family protein produces MIMRYKMKILTKNKTYEYPLKVLPVYEWDKVLGFNQGDAVYKLNEVKYLREITSLMISPKFLDEFYAILDANREFISYYKDYLVAIIYTAQFNTFHMDNDLKTPALVYLSEYENNVGDFVTFDYINDNFDYTKVTASLTSNSNELDTK; encoded by the coding sequence ATGATAATGCGATACAAAATGAAAATTTTGACTAAAAACAAAACCTATGAATACCCACTTAAAGTATTGCCGGTCTATGAATGGGACAAGGTACTGGGATTTAATCAAGGTGATGCTGTTTATAAGCTTAATGAAGTGAAATATCTAAGAGAAATTACAAGCTTAATGATAAGTCCAAAATTTTTAGACGAATTCTATGCGATTCTAGATGCAAATAGAGAATTTATTTCTTACTACAAGGATTATCTTGTTGCTATTATTTACACCGCGCAATTTAATACTTTTCATATGGACAATGATCTAAAAACCCCCGCTTTAGTATATCTGAGTGAATATGAAAATAATGTTGGTGATTTTGTTACTTTTGACTATATCAATGATAATTTTGATTATACAAAAGTAACTGCTTCACTTACATCAAATTCTAATGAGCTAGATACTAAATGA
- a CDS encoding DUF787 family protein → MPQDTISVSLVTSRIQTNKPNYYNPLLVYKAAKIKVNKDTADYKILSLTINNYEQQIETLEKDNGNGEPQFGKEKTLLKTAMSDFFNSSEESLKSAVLFIYKDKPEKLKNYLKGHRHSFVVLINTQSDNGNSDDGLTVYKDDYNKFKMPSTFFVFSTKENSIKEIFNNGKGNTEKARNIVVYSNNQDNLHLKFVSQYLHQASISHSTNPYGMPLSAVPLVDDTVIGKLRTANINFYALLNETGLDGMPAFKEGVDLAGNPIDELFTYHYIKNEAIIELIRIWNKNNRQNSKLSELQLSGARDNAYTSAIECMLKRFVDRGLIIEYKDLKLILSPSSNLKLELSVNITYNFSINSVVLVITSQDIVDYQNSLRV, encoded by the coding sequence TTGCCACAAGATACAATTAGTGTAAGTTTGGTTACTTCTAGGATTCAAACTAACAAGCCTAATTATTATAATCCACTTTTAGTGTATAAAGCAGCCAAAATAAAAGTTAATAAAGATACCGCTGATTATAAAATATTGAGCTTGACTATTAATAACTATGAACAACAAATTGAAACTTTAGAAAAAGACAATGGAAATGGAGAACCGCAGTTTGGAAAAGAAAAGACACTGCTAAAAACCGCAATGTCTGATTTTTTCAATTCAAGTGAAGAGTCCTTAAAATCAGCCGTGCTTTTTATCTATAAGGATAAGCCTGAAAAACTAAAAAATTACCTTAAGGGACATAGGCACTCTTTTGTTGTGCTTATTAATACCCAAAGTGACAATGGTAATTCAGATGATGGATTAACTGTTTATAAGGACGACTATAATAAGTTTAAAATGCCCTCAACTTTTTTTGTATTCTCAACTAAAGAAAATTCAATAAAAGAAATTTTCAATAATGGCAAGGGCAATACTGAAAAAGCTAGAAATATTGTTGTTTATAGTAATAATCAGGACAATCTACACCTAAAATTTGTAAGTCAATATTTGCATCAAGCTAGCATTTCTCATTCAACTAATCCCTACGGTATGCCATTATCTGCTGTACCACTTGTTGACGACACTGTAATTGGAAAGTTAAGAACTGCAAATATAAACTTTTACGCACTTCTTAATGAAACTGGTCTTGATGGCATGCCTGCCTTTAAAGAAGGCGTTGATCTAGCTGGAAACCCAATAGACGAGCTTTTTACGTATCATTATATAAAAAACGAGGCCATTATTGAGCTTATTCGAATTTGGAACAAAAACAATAGGCAAAACAGCAAATTATCTGAGCTGCAACTTAGTGGGGCTAGGGACAATGCATATACTTCTGCGATTGAATGTATGCTAAAAAGGTTCGTTGATAGGGGATTAATTATTGAATATAAAGATTTAAAACTGATTTTATCTCCATCTTCAAATCTTAAATTGGAACTTAGTGTGAATATTACTTATAACTTTAGTATTAATTCTGTTGTTTTAGTAATTACTTCTCAAGATATAGTTGATTATCAAAATAGTTTAAGGGTATAA
- a CDS encoding DUF1463 family protein, translated as MQFYDLREVYFSIGGRQLHSGKLELTSEPTTRAMVSNEDKGMPVISLRDPKTITYIFNIEVTLGSYDYILLTEISDDQFYNMDVSKYDKMLDLVFNDRIATKIITNYAIFTEEPSRSYSAEAEKVTFEIRAINCQKTNPNKN; from the coding sequence ATGCAATTTTATGATTTACGCGAAGTTTACTTTTCAATCGGTGGTAGACAACTGCATAGTGGTAAGTTAGAACTTACAAGTGAGCCTACAACAAGAGCAATGGTTAGTAATGAAGACAAGGGAATGCCTGTAATAAGCTTGAGGGATCCTAAAACCATAACTTATATTTTCAATATTGAAGTTACTCTAGGTAGTTATGACTATATTTTGTTAACTGAAATTTCAGATGATCAGTTTTATAATATGGATGTTAGCAAATATGATAAAATGCTTGATTTAGTATTCAATGACAGAATTGCTACCAAAATTATTACTAACTATGCAATTTTTACTGAAGAACCATCTAGAAGTTATTCAGCAGAAGCCGAAAAAGTTACTTTTGAAATTAGAGCTATTAATTGCCAAAAAACCAACCCAAATAAAAACTAA